One segment of Coffea arabica cultivar ET-39 chromosome 7c, Coffea Arabica ET-39 HiFi, whole genome shotgun sequence DNA contains the following:
- the LOC113698507 gene encoding putative U-box domain-containing protein 50, with product METDQPAERIFVAIGTDLNDGFATLEWVLKKWNSHPIKIVILFSDNYICRDYVFTPIGKIPASSVREEKLKVLEKSEEAKSDKILSKYIAFCGKVKAEGLRIDRYEEPIHKVVLGLITSLPITKLVMAFSLLRPLSWKSRTAMNASFYLQSKKPNFCELFVIFNGKLVYLKEETNEGFIEDDQGVIVARIKERPSFKGWIGKFFPENANGKNHCESPSSSSASNGGTPDQWEKYGEEIENYFNELSSSIANEGNSEEANDTSISISPELNMAENMAAAEKIEILEIKIRDTRESIQSNKEEARANAEKCAKAKWAIGLCTARANDLEARIHEEIAKRMDLQKDLDSTKEELFEIQSEVEEKRNKLNPILELQRELSNKLQLSTLAKSRVESQLEKAVRNRAEMVQEIEELRRQRDVLQRRIEFCKEKDAIGMANRLNDLCFDYRKFTAAEIRAATDDFSECLRLKSAADWTNVYRGRVNRTTVAIKLSNSDAALSQDTFLEKVKLLGHIRHPHILGMIGFCTEPKCIVFEYMHNGCLRDILFSNHRGRNHGLNWHARIRVAAEVCMGLSFLHKAKPKPLVHGNLNPSKILLDRNNVARIHGFKPCPCNDASRMRADIRAFGTLLLQLLTGRNWARVGEEAIMVDGASLTEALDKMAGPWPLDLAMELGGIASCCLAIDESLDKEFSSTSLMRRIERVRENADELLANGECLLAADGDSSTEVSVESNVPSVFYCPIYQDIMKNPRIAADGFSYELEAIEEWLRTGHDTSPMTNLRLKHKQLTPNHTLRSLIQDWHNKRSIPY from the exons ATGGAAACTGATCAGCCTGCAGAGAGGATTTTTGTAGCCATTGGAACAGACTTGAATGATGGTTTTGCCACTCTAGAATGGGTACTAAAGAAGTGGAATTCTCATCCAATCAAAATAGTCATTCTCTTTTCAGATAATTACATCTGCAGAGACTATGTTTTCACCCCAA ttggAAAGATTCCTGCCAGCTCTGTACGTGAAGAGAAGCTGAAAGTTCTTGAGAAGTCTGAGGAAGCAAAGTCTGATAAGATTCTATCCAAATATATAGCTTTCTGTGGCAAG GTCAAGGCTGAAGGTCTCAGAATCGACAGATATGAAGAACCaatccataaagttgtactGGGATTGATAACAAGTCTTCCCATAACCAAATTAGTCATGGCCTTTTCTCTGTTGAGGCCCTTATCATG GAAATCGAGAACTGCCATGAATGCATCATTTTATCTCCAGTCGAAAAAGCCCAATTTCTGTGAGTTGTTTGTGATTTTTAATGGGAAATTAGTATAccttaaagaagaaactaatgAAGGATTCATAGAGGATGATCAAGGAGTTATTGTTGCAAGGATAAAAGAAAGGCCTAGTTTTAAGGGCTGGATAGGGAAATTTTTCCCTGAAAATGCCAATGGAAAAAATCATTGTGAATCACCTTCTTCTTCGTCAGCTAGCAATGGTGGTACGCCTGATCAGTGGGAAAAGTACGGTGAAGAgattgaaaattatttcaatGAATTGTCATCTTCAATTGCAAATGAAGGAAATAGTGAGGAGGCAAATGACACCTCCATCAGTATTTCACCAGAGCTGAATATGGCGGAAAACATG GCAGCAGCAGAGAAAATTGAGATTCTTGAGATAAAAATTCGTGACACTCGAGAATCAATTcaatcaaataaagaagaagCCAGGGCCAATGCAGAAAAATGTGCAAAAGCCAAATGGGCCATTGGTTTGTGTACTGCTCGG GCTAATGACCTCGAAGCTCGGATTCACGAGGAGATTGCAAAAAGGATGGATTTACAGAAAGATTTGGACAGCACAAAGGAAGAGCTCTTCGAAATTCAGAGTGAAGTTGAGGAAAAGAGGAACAAACTAAACCCAATCCTAGAACTCCAGCGCGAGCTTTCAAACAAACTCCAATTATCTACATTGGCTAAATCACGCGTTGAAAGCCAGCTAGAGAAGGCAGTGCGTAATAGAGCAGAGATGGTTCAGGAAATAGAGGAGCTAAGACGGCAAAGAGATGTTTTGCAGCGTAGAATCGAGTTTTGCAAAGAAAAAGATGCCATAGGAATGGCTAACAGGTTGAATGACTTGTGCTTTGATTATAGGAAGTTCACTGCTGCAGAAATTAGAGCAGCCACTGATGATTTTTCAGAATGTTTGAGGTTGAAATCAGCAGCAGATTGGACAAATGTGTATAGAGGACGAGTTAACCGAACAACAGTTGCAATCAAGCTCTCTAACTCAGATGCAGCGCTCTCTCAAGATACTTTCTTGGAAAAG GTGAAGCTTCTCGGCCACATTCGTCATCCTCATATTCTCGGCATGATAGGATTCTGCACAGAGCCAAAATGCATCGTCTTTGAGTACATGCACAATGGCTGCTTAAGAGACATCTTATTCTCAAACCACAGGGGAAGAAACCATGGTTTAAATTGGCACGCTCGGATACGTGTTGCAGCTGAAGTTTGCATGGGACTAAGCTTTCTTCACAAGGCCAAGCCAAAGCCCCTAGTTCACGGAAACCTCAATCCTTCCAAAATCCTCCTTGATAGAAACAATGTTGCCAGGATTCATGGTTTTAAACCTTGCCCGTGCAATGATGCATCTAGAATGAGAGCAGATATTCGAGCTTTCGGTACCTTGCTTTTACAACTTCTTACCGGAAGGAATTGGGCAAGGGTTGGCGAAGAGGCAATAATGGTGGATGGTGCTTCACTTACTGAGGCCTTGGATAAAATGGCTGGACCTTGGCCATTGGACTTGGCCATGGAACTCGGTGGAATAGCAAGCTGCTGCCTTGCCATAGATGAAAGCCTAGACAAGGAATTTAGCAGCACATCTCTGATGAGAAGGATAGAGAGGGTGAGGGAAAATGCTGACGAGCTATTGGCTAATGGAGAGTGTTTGCTGGCTGCTGATGGAGATTCAAGCACAGAAGTGTCAGTAGAAAGTAACGTGCCTAGTGTTTTCTACTGCCCCATATATCAG GATATCATGAAGAATCCGCGTATAGCAGCCGATGGATTTTCTTATGAGCTTGAAGCCATAGAGGAATGGCTAAGAACAGGTCATGACACATCACCAATGACAAACTTAAGGCTCAAGCACAAGCAACTCACCCCTAATCATACTCTTCGTTCACTGATCCAGGACTGGCACAATAAAAGATCCATTCCTTATTAA
- the LOC113698508 gene encoding nucleobase-ascorbate transporter 11-like — protein sequence MEGGSSSETGEKVDKQKGLKLGSVLPNVEPFMPRKNFYDPRELRSWAKKTGFVSTFSGETDRGSVSGRNVENEREKLDLEKVIEKKESLSPKIEIDPILGRTRNRGVEIEQDLRVGNGKNRNERDGEIRDENQRNRAGLEPKNEERRDGLNGAGNGKANVAVAGNGNGNGNGVQPAAQVTELKKEDGEGDGEMGFLGNPDGEDPSYGGWHRSPKMKCGLRENPGFVPLIYYGLQHFLSLAGSLIFIPLIIVPIMGGSDKDTATVISTMLLVSGITTILNSFFGTRLPLVQGSSFVYLAPALAIMNSREYRNLTEHRFRHIMREIQGAIIVGSICQSILGFSGLMSYLLRLINPVVVAPTVAAVGLAFFSYGFPQAGSCVEISLPQIVLVLIFTLYLRGISIFGHKVFRIYAVPLSAIIIWAYAFFLTAGGAYNFKGCDPDIPSSNILIDACRKHAYTMKHCRTDVSDAMRTAAWVRIPYPLQWGIPIFHMRTSIIMVFVSLVASVDSVGTYHSASVVINLKPPTPGIVSRAIGLEGFCSLLAGLWGSGTGSTTLTENLHTISVTKVANRRAVVFGALFMIFFSFIGKVGAILASIPLALAAAILCFTWALIVALGLSTLQYTQTPSFRNIMIVGASLFLGLSIPAYVQQYQPESSLILPSYLIPYSAASDGPVHTGSADFDFAFNALLSLNMVVTLVVAFVLDNTVPGSRQERGVYLWSRTDDIMTDPSSLSDYTPPSKVARFFRWAKCLGCSLHRWEP from the exons ATGGAAGGTGGGTCGAGCTCAGAAACCGGTGAGAAGGTGGATAAACAAAAGGGTCTGAAGCTGGGGTCTGTTTTACCAAATGTTGAGCCCTTTATGCCAAGAAAGAATTTTTATGATCCCAGAGAGCTAAGATCTTGGGCTAAGAAGACTGGTTTTGTGTCTACTTTTTCTGGGGAGACTGATAGGGGAAGTGTGAGTGGGAGGAATGTTGAAAATGAGAGGGAGAAGTTGGATTTGGAAAAGGTTATTGAGAAAAAGGAATCTTTATCACCAAAGATTGAGATTGATCCTATTCTGGGGAGGACAAGGAATAGAGGAGTGGAAATTGAGCAGGATTTAAGGGTTGGAAATGGAAAGAATAGGAATGAAAGGGATGGAGAAATTAGAGATGAGAATCAGAGGAATAGAGCTGGTCTTGAGCCTAAAAATGAGGAGAGAAGAGATGGTTTAAATGGTGCTGGAAATGGTAAGGCCAATGTGGCTGTTGCTGGGAATGGGAATGGGAATGGGAATGGAGTTCAGCCAGCAGCTCAAGTTACTGAGCTGAAAAAAGAGGATGGAGAAGGGGATGGAGAAATGGGATTCCTGGGAAATCCTGATGGTGAAGATCCAAGTTATGGAGGATGGCATCGATCACCTAAAATGAAGTGTGGGCTAAGAGAAAATCCCGGTTTTG TACCACTTATATATTATGGGCTGCAACACTTCTTGTCGTTGGCTGGTTCACTCATATTCATTCCATTGATTATCGTACCTATTATGGGTGGATCTGAC AAGGATACTGCCACTGTAATTTCCACAATGCTGCTAGTCTCTGGCATTACCACGATACTTAATTCATTCTTTGGAACGCGGCTCCCATTGGTTCAAGGGAGTTCATTTGTGTATCTTGCACCTGCATTAGCTATTATGAATTCTCGAGAATATCGAAACCTTACTGAACAT AGATTTAGGCACATAATGAGGGAAATACAAGGGGCCATAATTGTTGGTTCAATTTGTCAGAGCATCTTGGGTTTCAGTGGTTTGATGTCCTACCTTTTAAG ATTAATAAACCCAGTTGTGGTTGCACCAACTGTAGCTGCAGTGGGCTTAGCATTTTTTAGCTATGGCTTTCCCCAAGCTGGTTCTTGCGTGGAAATTAGTCTCCCCCAGATAGTCTTAGTTCTCATTTTTACCTTG TACCTTCGTGGGATATCCATTTTTGGACACAAGGTGTTTCGAATATATGCA GTTCCCTTGAGTGCTATAATTATATGGGCATATGCTTTCTTTCTTACAGCTGGTGGAGCATATAATTTCAAAGGTTGTGACCCTGACATACCAAGTTCCAACATCCTAATAGATGCCTGCAGAAAGCATGCATACACAATGAAACATTGCAGAACAGATGTTTCGGATGCTATGAGAACTGCTGCTTGGGTTAGGATCCCTTATCCTCTGCAGTGGGGTATTCCTATCTTCCATATGAGGACATCAATCATAATGGTCTTTGTGTCACTGGTTGCATCAGTTGACTcg GTTGGGACATATCACTCTGCATCTGTGGTAATTAACCTGAAGCCTCCAACTCCTGGTATTGTGAGTAGGGCTATTGGTTTGGAAGGTTTTTGTAGTTTACTGGCAGGGCTTTGGGGCTCAGGGACTGGATCAACAACCTTGACAGAAAATCTGCACACTATTTCTGTAACCAAGGTTGCTAACAGAAGGGCTGTGGTATTTGGAGCACTTTTCATGATCTTCTTCTCGTTCATAG GAAAAGTGGGTGCTATTCTTGCATCTattccacttgctttggcaGCTGCCATATTGTGCTTCACATGGGCTCTGATTGTGGCATTAGGTCTCTCGACGTTGCAATATACTCAGACACCTAGTTTTCGTAACATAATGATAGTTGGTGCTTCACTGTTCCTTGGCTTGTCCATTCCAGCATACGTTCAGCAATATCAGCCTGAGTCCAGCCTGATACTACCTAGCTATCTTATTCCTTATTCAGCAGCTTCTGATGGACCAGTCCACACTGGTAGTGCAGAT TTTGATTTCGCCTTCAATGCTCTTCTGTCACTGAACATGGTGGTAACACTTGTGGTAGCATTTGTATTGGACAACACAGTCCCAGGTAGCCGGCAGGAACGAGGGGTGTACCTATGGTCAAGGACCGATGACATAATGACAGATCCATCTTCACTTTCAGATTATACCCCTCCAAGTAAGGTTGCACGGTTTTTCCGCTGGGCAAAATGTTTGGGATGCTCTTTGCACCGTTGGGAACCATAG
- the LOC113698267 gene encoding protein SKIP34-like produces the protein MCYGGERLPSKEDFDVDGPTRPTAAAARLAAVNENEAVVENLRDRLAETEARLERARAREAALSRQLEEMKRFVSVMEILETYLKRRYREQQDQLCRLFSPGCSYPVNWMGIDREPLCLVGEGGFL, from the exons ATGTGCTACGGAGGCGAAAGGCTACCATCCAAAGAAGACTTCGATGTGGATGGTCCGACCCGGCCCaccgccgccgcagcccgattGGCTGCCGTAAACGAGAACGAGGCGGTGGTGGAAAACCTGAGGGACAGGCTAGCTGAGACGGAGGCGCGGCTGGAGCGAGCCAGGGCTCGGGAAGCCGCGCTGAGCCGGCAGCTGGAAGAGATGAAGAGGTTCGTGTCGGTGATGGAAATCCTCGAGACTTATCTAAAGCGCCGGTATAGAGAGCAGCAAGACCAGCTCTGTCGCCTCTTTTCTCCG GGTTGCTCATATCCTGTTAATTGGATGGGCATCGACAGAGAGCCACTTTGCTTGGTTGGGGAAGGGGGATTTTTATGA